CACGGTCACGACAGCCTGAGCCGGGGCGAGGCCCGCCTCGGCGCTGGCCTCGGCCAGGATGGCGGCGAGCGCCGCCACCGGGTCGGCGCAGCGGATGCGCGTCGTGGCACAGGTGCGGGCGAAATCGAGCGGCCGCCCGTCCCGGGCAAAGCCGAGCTTGACCGAGGTGCCGCCGATCTCGACCACGGCGAGCGCGCCGCTCACGCCAGCCTCCCGAGGAAGCCGGCGAGCGCGTCGCGGAACTCGCGCTCGTAGGCGGCGCGGTCCACCGCCTTGGGCGTGATCTCGACCAGCACGGCGCCCGGGATCAGCGCCGCCAGGCGCTGGGCGAAGACGAGGGGATGCGCGAGGTCGACGCCGTGGCCGATCACCAGCGTCGGCACGGCGATCCGCCGGATGTCCGCCTCGGTCACGTCAGGCCCGTCGGCGGCGATGGCCCTGAGCAGCCCGGCGAAGCGGACGGGATCGGGCCGGGCGAAGAAGCCGGCGAGGCTGGCGAGGTTGTCCGGCGCCGCGGCGGCGAGCTCGGCCGCGGCCGCGCTCGCCGCGAAGCGCCGGCGCGCCTCGTCAGGCTCGTGGGCCGCCATCAACTCGCCGACGAGCCCGTAGGGCCGCATGTTGACCGGCGCCGGCGTGTCGACCCAGGCGGGCCGCGCCAGGATCAGGCCCCGCGCCATGTCCGGCCGGCGCACGGCGAGGCGCAGGGCGATCGCCGCCCCCATGGAGATGCCGCCGACCACGGCCGGCCCGAGGCCGAGCCGGCCGGCCAGCGCGGCGAGGTCGTCGGCGAAGGTGGCGATCGAGAGATCCGCCGGCGGCCCGAAGGCCGAGCCGCCCTGGCCGCGGCACTCCAGCGTGATCCGCCGCACCGCCGGCGCGGCGGGAAAGACCTGCGCCACCTGCGCCTCGTCGCCGCCGAGGCCGTGCTGGAACAGCACCGGCAGCCCCTCCCCGACGTCGCGGTAGCGCAGCGCCACCCCGTCGCGCTCGAAGGCGGCGAAGCTCATGCCGCGGCCTCCGCGATCACCCTCTGCAGGAACGTCGCGACGCCGGGCGCCTCGGCCGCGGCGAGGCCGTGCGTCACCAGCGGGCCGTCGAAGCCGGCGGCGCGCAGCCGTCCGACGAAATGGGCAAAGTCGACGACACCCTGGCCGGCGGTGGCGAAGGAGCCGTCCGCATGGCGGTCCTTGGCATGGGCCAGGGCGATGTCGCCGGCGAGGAGATCGACCGCCCGCGCGACGATGGTCCGCCGCTCGTCCTCTTCCGCGACCTCGAACAGGTTGGCGGGGTCGAGCACGATGCGCAGCCGTGCACTGTCGATCTCGTCGATGAGGCGCCGTGCCCGGACGGCCGAGCTCACCACATTGGCGAGCTCCGGCTCGATGCCGAGCTCCACGTCGTGACGCTCGGCCAGCGCCGCCGCCGCCGTCATCTCGGCGAGGAGGTCGCGCCAGGCCTCGGGCGAGGCGTTGTCGGGATGCCAGCGCCACTGGTCCTCGGCATCGCGCGTGCCGGTGCACAGCGTCACCAGGCGGGTGCCCATGGCGGAGGCGGCCGCGCACAGCACCTCCAGCCGGGCCAGCCCGGCGCGGCGCACGGCGGGGTCGGGATGGATCATGTTGTAGGTGCCCGACACCGCGGCGATGCCGACGCCGGTTTGCCCAGCCGCCGCGCCGACCGAGGCCGCGACCTCCGGCTCGATCCGGTCGGGCATCGAGGGCAGGCCGAGGCAGGCGAGGTTGAACTGGGCCGTGGCATAGCCGGCTTCGGCCACCGCGCGCAGCACCGGCACGGCGCCTTGCGCATCGAAGGTCTTGGCGAAGATGCCGAGCTGCATCAGATCGCTCCCGTCACGTCGGCCAGGCGCACCGGCCGGCCGCTCTCGGCCGAGCGGGCGATCGCCGCCATCGCCCGCACCGAGGCGACGCCGTCCTCGGCGCTGGCGCCGGTCATGGCCGCGCCGTTCAGGATCACGCCGGCGAAGCCTTCCAGCTGGCGCCGGTAGAAATGCCCGTCGGCGCCGAGCGTGCGGTGCCAGGCGCCGTCGGCCTCGCGGAAGATGTCGACATCGCTGCTCTTATAGTACCAGGGGTTGTAGATCTTGCCGAGGACGCTGCCGTTCTCGCCGTAGATCTGGAAGCCTTCGTGCCAGTCCATGCGCACGGCCACGGTGAGGTCGAGATGGCCCACGGTGCCGTCGGCGAACTCAGCCGTCACGAACCAGCAATAGGCGCCGAAGCGCTCGGTCAGCCGCGCCTCGACCGCCTCGATCGGCCCGGCGAGATGGCGGGCGGTGTCGACGAGATGGCTGCCATGGGCGAGCATGTAGTAGCGGCGCAGGTCCGCCTTGGGATTGACCGCCGGCTTGCGCGCTTGGGCGCTGGTGACGATCAGCGGCTGCACCGCGTCGGTCATCGCATAGCGGTGGGTGTTGTCGCAGTACCAGCCCTTATAGGCGAGGCGCGTGCCCATCTCGGTCTCGACGAAGGCCTTGGCCGCCTCGATGCCGGCGTCGAAGCGCTTCATGTGGCCGACCTGCAGCACTAGCCCGCTCGCGGCGACGGCGGCCTGCAGCCGCTCCGCCTCCTCGACGGCGACGCCGACCGGCTTCTCGCACAGCACGTGCTTGCCGGCCTCGAGGGCCATGATCGAGGCCTCGACGTGGAAGGCGTCGGAGGTAGCGATGATCACCGCCTCGAGCTCGGGGTCGCCCAGCATCGCCCGGTAGTCGGCATAGGACTTTTCCGGCGCATGGGTGGCGGCCATGCGCTCGCGCAGGTCGTCGGCGACGTCGCAGATGGCATAGAGGTCGACGTTGCGCGCCTTGGTGCAGGATTCGAAATGGGCGGCCTGCGCGATCGGCCCGCAGCCGAGCACCCCGACCCTGAGCCTTCGCTCGTCCTTGCGTGGCATCGATCCCTCCTTCCCGCGGCCGCGCCGCTTCTCAGACCTGGAATTGCGCGTCCATCGACAGCATCGCCTGGTGCAGCAGATAGGCCGCCCCGAGGGCCGGGCCGGCGGTCCGCACCGTCGACGTCTCGATGGCCGGCACGGGGTAGCCCTCCACCAGCGAGGCCTCGACCTCCCGGGCGACCGCCTCGGCCACGAAGGGGAACACCGCGCTCACCGAGCCGCCGAGCACGACCTTCTGCGGCTCGAGCGTCGAGATCAGGGCGGCGAGGCCGCGGGCGAGCCAGCGGCCCCAGTCCGCAGCGGTCCGCTGTGCGGCGGCATCGCCAGCCTCGAGCGCTGCGAGCAGGCCCGCCAGCGTCGCCGGCGTGCCGCCGTGATAGCGCCAGCGGGCGAGCAGCGCGTCCTTGCCGACAAAGGTCTCGAAACGGCCGGGGCGGCGCGGATCGAAGACATAGCCCTCCTCGCCGATGCGGATATGGCCGATCTCGCCCGCCCCGCGCTGGCGCCCGTGATAGAGCCGGCCGCCGGCGATGATGCCGCCGCCGACGCCGTTCTCGATCAGCACCACCAGGATATCGGCGGGCTCGCGCCCGGCCTGCCGGTAGGTCTCCGCCACGGCGAAAGCGTTGGCATCGTTCTCCAGCAGCACGGGCCGGTCGATGCCGAGCTGCCGGCGCAGCAGGCTGGCCACCTCGACCCCGTGCCAGCCCAGGATGGTGGCGTGGTAGGTGCGCTGGTCGGCGGCGAGGAAGCCGGGAATGGCGACGCTGATGCCCTCGACGCGCCCCCCCGCGGGCAGCGCCGCCAGCGCCTCGCCGATCAGCCGCGCCGTCAGCTCGATCGCCGCGGCGGGATCGCAGCCGGCGCCGCGGAAATCGCGCTCCACGGCATGACGGACCATGCCGGCAAGGTCGACCGCCAGCGCGGTGATGCGGTCGACGCCGATATCGGCGCCGATGAAGAAGGCGCCGTCGCCGTCGATCTCGACCAGGATGCCGGGCCGCCCGACCCGGGCCGCCGCCTCCTCCTCCGGCCGCTCGCGCACCAGGCCGGCATCGAGCAGGCTCTGCACCAGGCTGCCGGTGGTCGAGCGGGTGAGGCCGAGGCTGCGGGCGAGCTCGGCGCGGCTCATGCCGCCGGCCCGGAACAGGGCGGCGAGAGCACGGGTCTCGTTGAGCTGACGGATCGCCTGGGGAGTGGTCACGGCGGGCCTTATTTGTATTGGCTCGAAACTAATTTCGGCATTTGATTGCGTCAAGCCTGCCGAGCTATGGCCAAATATTTCCGACTCAGGCCTCGCTTCGCATCTTGACGCCGAAACGCCGGCGTTATTAGTTTTGTGAAAATACAAATTTGGGCAGGGATGGAACCGCATGACGCTGCTGGCGCGGCTCGATCACATCGTGAAGGATTTCGGCGCCATCCGCGCGCTCGACGACGTCTCGATCGAGATCCATCAGGGCGAGGTGCTGGGCCTGATGGGCGACAACGGCGCCGGCAAGTCGACGCTGGTCAAGACCATCGCCGGCAATTTCCAGCCGACCTCGGGCACCTTCACCATGGAAGGCCATCCGGTGGCGTTCTCGGGGCCGGCGGACGCCCGCCGCCACGGCATCGAGGTGGTCTACCAGGACCTGGCGCTCTGCAACAACCTGACCGCGGCGGCCAATGTCTTCCTCGGCCGCGAGCTGATGACCCGCATCGGCCCGCTCAGCGTGCTCGACCACCGCCGCATGAACGTCCGCGCCGCCGAGCTGTTCGGCGAGTTGAAATCGGAGACCCGTCCGGCCGACCTGGTCAACCGCATGTCCGGCGGCCAGCGCCAGGCCGTCGCCATCGCCCGCACCCGCCTCGCCCGCTCCAAGATCGTGCTGATGGACGAGCCGACCGCGGCGATCAGCGTGCGCCAGGTGGCGGAGGTGCTGGCCCTGATCAAGCGCATGAAGGACCAGGGCCTCTCCGTCATCCTGATCAGCCACCGCATGCCCGACGTCTTCGAGGTCTGCGACCGCGTCATCGTCATGCGCCGCGGCCGCAAGGTGGCGGACAAGCCGATCGCGCAGACCAGCCCCGAGGAAGTCACCGGTCTCATCACCGGCGCCATCCGCTCGGCCTGACCGCCCCATCCGGAGACCAGCATGTCCTCTCCCCAAGACGCACCGGGCATGGCCGTCGACCTGCTCAGCTCCCGCCGCGGCTCGCTGCTCGGCCGGCTCTTCGGCGCGCAGGAGACCTGGATCGCCCTGGCCATCTTGGTGCTCGGCATCGTCGTCTCGCTGATCTCGGCCAAGTTCGCCACGCCGGGCAACCTGCTCAACGTCTTCCAGAACGCCTGCTTCATCGGCCTGATGGCGCTCGGCATGACGCCGGTCATCATCAGCGGCGGCATCGACATCTCGGTCGGCTCGATCCTCGGCCTGTGCGGCGTCACCTACGGCATGGTGCTCAACGCCGACATGCCGCTCGGCGTCGGCATCGCCGCCACCCTGGCGCTCGGGGCGCTGTGCGGCGCCTTCAACGGCGCGGTCATCGCCTATATCAAGCTGCCGCCCTTCGTGGTGACGCTGGCGACGCTCTCCATCGGCCGCAGCCTGGCGCTCGTCGTCACCAACAACGAGGTGTTCTACACCTTCGGCCGGGCGACCGATGCGATGATCACCCTCGGCGGCGGCTACAGCTTCGGCCTGCCGAACGTGGTCTACGCCCTGATCGTCGGCGTGCTGATCCTGCACTTCCTTTTGCGCATGACGCGCTGGGGCCGCTACGTCTTCGCCATCGGCGG
This is a stretch of genomic DNA from Labrys wisconsinensis. It encodes these proteins:
- a CDS encoding alpha/beta fold hydrolase, translating into MSFAAFERDGVALRYRDVGEGLPVLFQHGLGGDEAQVAQVFPAAPAVRRITLECRGQGGSAFGPPADLSIATFADDLAALAGRLGLGPAVVGGISMGAAIALRLAVRRPDMARGLILARPAWVDTPAPVNMRPYGLVGELMAAHEPDEARRRFAASAAAAELAAAAPDNLASLAGFFARPDPVRFAGLLRAIAADGPDVTEADIRRIAVPTLVIGHGVDLAHPLVFAQRLAALIPGAVLVEITPKAVDRAAYEREFRDALAGFLGRLA
- a CDS encoding sugar phosphate isomerase/epimerase family protein, which encodes MQLGIFAKTFDAQGAVPVLRAVAEAGYATAQFNLACLGLPSMPDRIEPEVAASVGAAAGQTGVGIAAVSGTYNMIHPDPAVRRAGLARLEVLCAAASAMGTRLVTLCTGTRDAEDQWRWHPDNASPEAWRDLLAEMTAAAALAERHDVELGIEPELANVVSSAVRARRLIDEIDSARLRIVLDPANLFEVAEEDERRTIVARAVDLLAGDIALAHAKDRHADGSFATAGQGVVDFAHFVGRLRAAGFDGPLVTHGLAAAEAPGVATFLQRVIAEAAA
- a CDS encoding Gfo/Idh/MocA family protein gives rise to the protein MPRKDERRLRVGVLGCGPIAQAAHFESCTKARNVDLYAICDVADDLRERMAATHAPEKSYADYRAMLGDPELEAVIIATSDAFHVEASIMALEAGKHVLCEKPVGVAVEEAERLQAAVAASGLVLQVGHMKRFDAGIEAAKAFVETEMGTRLAYKGWYCDNTHRYAMTDAVQPLIVTSAQARKPAVNPKADLRRYYMLAHGSHLVDTARHLAGPIEAVEARLTERFGAYCWFVTAEFADGTVGHLDLTVAVRMDWHEGFQIYGENGSVLGKIYNPWYYKSSDVDIFREADGAWHRTLGADGHFYRRQLEGFAGVILNGAAMTGASAEDGVASVRAMAAIARSAESGRPVRLADVTGAI
- a CDS encoding ROK family transcriptional regulator, with protein sequence MTTPQAIRQLNETRALAALFRAGGMSRAELARSLGLTRSTTGSLVQSLLDAGLVRERPEEEAAARVGRPGILVEIDGDGAFFIGADIGVDRITALAVDLAGMVRHAVERDFRGAGCDPAAAIELTARLIGEALAALPAGGRVEGISVAIPGFLAADQRTYHATILGWHGVEVASLLRRQLGIDRPVLLENDANAFAVAETYRQAGREPADILVVLIENGVGGGIIAGGRLYHGRQRGAGEIGHIRIGEEGYVFDPRRPGRFETFVGKDALLARWRYHGGTPATLAGLLAALEAGDAAAQRTAADWGRWLARGLAALISTLEPQKVVLGGSVSAVFPFVAEAVAREVEASLVEGYPVPAIETSTVRTAGPALGAAYLLHQAMLSMDAQFQV
- a CDS encoding ATP-binding cassette domain-containing protein is translated as MTLLARLDHIVKDFGAIRALDDVSIEIHQGEVLGLMGDNGAGKSTLVKTIAGNFQPTSGTFTMEGHPVAFSGPADARRHGIEVVYQDLALCNNLTAAANVFLGRELMTRIGPLSVLDHRRMNVRAAELFGELKSETRPADLVNRMSGGQRQAVAIARTRLARSKIVLMDEPTAAISVRQVAEVLALIKRMKDQGLSVILISHRMPDVFEVCDRVIVMRRGRKVADKPIAQTSPEEVTGLITGAIRSA
- a CDS encoding ABC transporter permease — protein: MAVDLLSSRRGSLLGRLFGAQETWIALAILVLGIVVSLISAKFATPGNLLNVFQNACFIGLMALGMTPVIISGGIDISVGSILGLCGVTYGMVLNADMPLGVGIAATLALGALCGAFNGAVIAYIKLPPFVVTLATLSIGRSLALVVTNNEVFYTFGRATDAMITLGGGYSFGLPNVVYALIVGVLILHFLLRMTRWGRYVFAIGGNEDAARLAGIPVDLIKISTYAFGGLMAAVTAVFLVGWLGAVTNAVGTGYELQVIAATVIGGASLTGGFGTALGAAIGAVLVEVIRNALLIAGVNPFWQGTFVGSFILAAVLLERIRSMRR